The Geoalkalibacter sp. genome contains a region encoding:
- a CDS encoding GTP-binding protein: MAKAKFERTKPHVNIGTIGHVDHGKTTLTAAITKVLAEQGGAEFKAFDQ; the protein is encoded by the coding sequence ATGGCAAAGGCAAAATTTGAAAGAACGAAACCGCATGTGAACATCGGCACCATCGGCCACGTCGACCATGGGAAGACCACCCTGACCGCGGCCATCACCAAGGTGCTGGCCGAGCAGGGCGGCGCCGAGTTCAAGGCGTTCGACCAG